One window of the Sphaerochaeta associata genome contains the following:
- a CDS encoding TrmO family methyltransferase domain-containing protein, producing MEISCTVIGNVEQRDGCRIVLQAPYKHGLKGLAGFGHVQVVWFADQAGNAGSAFTVIPKPYAKGPEQIGVFATRSPYRPNSLCISTACVVDVDEEQGILQLGYIDAEDGTPVLDIKPYHGSEDRVREYKTPVWCAHWPQWIEDSEHFSWEEEFLF from the coding sequence ATGGAAATTTCCTGTACCGTAATTGGTAACGTCGAGCAGCGCGATGGGTGTCGGATTGTACTCCAGGCTCCCTACAAGCATGGCTTGAAGGGCCTTGCAGGCTTTGGTCATGTACAAGTTGTCTGGTTTGCCGACCAAGCGGGCAATGCCGGTTCGGCCTTTACCGTCATCCCCAAGCCGTATGCCAAGGGGCCTGAACAGATCGGGGTTTTCGCAACCCGTTCTCCCTACCGACCCAACTCACTGTGCATCAGTACAGCCTGCGTAGTGGATGTTGATGAGGAGCAGGGTATTCTACAGCTTGGATACATCGATGCAGAAGATGGAACGCCGGTGCTGGACATCAAGCCGTACCACGGCAGCGAGGACCGGGTTCGTGAATACAAGACTCCGGTTTGGTGTGCCCATTGGCCGCAATGGATCGAGGACAGCGAGCACTTCAGTTGGGAAGAGGAGTTTCTGTTCTGA
- a CDS encoding creatininase family protein, protein MDECVHYARLSVPSFTKRLKEHPVGYIPLGTLEWHGLHNVLGADALQADGIFTRAAQRFGGIVFPPLYLGPDRIEAGPEGTNLIGMDYSDATKPHQRLEGSCYWVSNGLFLMMLEALVVQAKRAGFICLLADGHGPSRKAWAHMAGQWEKQYDIILLSSINDFDAQSFVTQQDHAGRNETSVMMALHPDLVDLSRIEDSSGAWPLGVKGEDPRLSTAAYGEYLIETTVEAIGRKLLELGL, encoded by the coding sequence ATGGATGAGTGTGTACACTATGCCAGGTTGAGTGTTCCCTCGTTCACCAAACGGTTGAAAGAGCACCCGGTGGGCTACATACCCTTGGGGACGCTTGAATGGCACGGGCTCCACAATGTATTGGGAGCCGACGCCCTGCAGGCTGACGGTATCTTCACCCGTGCAGCGCAACGATTCGGGGGAATCGTGTTTCCTCCTCTCTACCTCGGACCGGACCGTATTGAGGCCGGGCCTGAGGGCACAAATCTGATAGGCATGGACTATAGCGATGCAACCAAGCCCCACCAAAGGCTTGAGGGGAGTTGCTACTGGGTTTCGAACGGCTTGTTTCTGATGATGCTCGAGGCGCTCGTGGTTCAGGCGAAACGGGCTGGATTCATCTGTCTCTTAGCCGACGGGCATGGGCCCTCACGCAAAGCCTGGGCCCACATGGCCGGGCAATGGGAGAAACAGTATGACATCATCCTCCTCTCATCGATCAATGACTTTGATGCACAATCCTTTGTGACCCAGCAGGACCACGCAGGCCGAAATGAGACATCGGTCATGATGGCCCTTCATCCTGATTTGGTGGACCTCAGTCGCATCGAGGATTCCTCCGGAGCATGGCCGCTGGGGGTGAAGGGCGAAGATCCACGTCTTTCCACAGCCGCATACGGGGAGTACTTGATCGAAACCACCGTTGAGGCAATAGGACGCAAATTGCTGGAATTGGGCCTGTAG
- a CDS encoding GGDEF domain-containing protein produces MQATLELDMLSVVMMFFAIALASRSVQTNPRNRWYILSAFSLLVLLGTELFAYQVDDVGVAGQIFFHRATNVLGFSLSPVVCFFLLHFIGYYRVRKLSPVMVLPLILNAMFSLASYWTGWAFFVDEQNIYRRGPFFFVSTSITLFYYGLSILYLVKSLPRYNNSDRLLLICILTTPILGFIVQMLYPWVLTLWPSVALSLLLFYLFFLEQRYSIDTLTGLRNRTMFMHDILDLQHGSRDAAAIVVLDVNYLKKANDTYGHKAGDELLVHAGSLIERCFRGLGKVYRVGGDEFAVVSTKIDDKEIERALVLLDVQIQLSNTTRTIKLSLASGTSWCESCIGNLFNTYVAADNAMYRNKEAMKRRPSDG; encoded by the coding sequence ATGCAAGCGACGTTGGAACTGGACATGCTTTCCGTTGTTATGATGTTCTTCGCCATAGCCTTGGCCAGCAGAAGCGTACAGACCAATCCCCGAAACCGGTGGTACATTCTCTCTGCATTCTCGTTGCTCGTATTACTCGGAACCGAGTTGTTCGCCTATCAGGTGGATGATGTGGGAGTGGCCGGCCAGATATTTTTCCATAGGGCTACCAATGTGTTGGGCTTCTCCCTCTCACCGGTGGTCTGCTTCTTTTTACTGCATTTCATCGGGTACTACAGAGTACGGAAACTTAGCCCCGTTATGGTGCTGCCTCTCATTCTCAATGCGATGTTCAGCCTGGCGAGCTATTGGACGGGGTGGGCCTTCTTTGTTGACGAACAGAATATCTACCGGCGCGGCCCATTCTTTTTTGTCTCCACCTCCATTACGCTTTTCTACTATGGCTTGAGCATTCTGTACCTTGTAAAGTCGTTGCCGCGTTACAATAATTCCGATCGATTGCTGCTGATCTGCATCCTCACCACCCCTATTTTGGGCTTTATAGTCCAGATGCTGTATCCTTGGGTGCTTACCCTCTGGCCGAGCGTCGCCCTCTCTCTTCTGCTCTTCTACCTCTTCTTCCTGGAACAACGCTATTCGATCGACACCTTGACCGGTCTCAGAAACCGAACCATGTTCATGCATGATATCCTGGACTTGCAGCATGGCAGCAGGGATGCAGCAGCAATCGTAGTGCTTGACGTCAACTATCTGAAGAAAGCAAATGATACCTATGGGCATAAGGCCGGAGATGAGCTGTTGGTGCATGCCGGTTCTCTGATCGAGCGGTGTTTCAGGGGGTTGGGCAAGGTCTATCGGGTCGGAGGCGATGAGTTCGCCGTTGTCAGCACGAAAATCGACGATAAGGAAATCGAGCGCGCGCTTGTGCTTTTGGACGTACAGATTCAGCTGTCAAATACGACAAGAACGATCAAACTCTCGTTGGCATCGGGCACCTCCTGGTGTGAGTCGTGCATCGGAAATTTGTTCAATACCTATGTTGCTGCAGACAATGCCATGTATCGCAACAAGGAGGCGATGAAACGGAGGCCCTCGGATGGATGA